One part of the Sciurus carolinensis chromosome 4, mSciCar1.2, whole genome shotgun sequence genome encodes these proteins:
- the LOC124982156 gene encoding small lysine-rich protein 1-like → MIHSDNSGQRGDIFSPAAMLNLYYIAHNVADCLQLRGFRWPGAPKGKKGKNKT, encoded by the exons ATGATACACTCAGATAATTCAGG GCAAAGAGGGGACATCTTCAGCCCCGCCGCCATGCTGAACCTCTACTACATCGCCCACAACGTGGCCGACTGCCTGCAGCTGCGAGGCTTCCGCTGGCCGGGTGCTcccaaagggaaaaaagggaagaacaagACTTAG